A single genomic interval of Helianthus annuus cultivar XRQ/B chromosome 13, HanXRQr2.0-SUNRISE, whole genome shotgun sequence harbors:
- the LOC110898159 gene encoding benzoate carboxyl methyltransferase, whose protein sequence is MPEQLGQRTIKMATINVQHMNDGNGDSSYASNSFLQEHAIRRALPFLKHAIKDMANHDVFFKNDCFMIADLGCSSGMNTLLVASNIINILHEVCHENNRKTPQSQVCLNDLFGNDFNNLFKLLPDFYDNLKKDQGESIGGCFVSVVPGSFYGRLFPDKSLHFVHSSYSIQWLSQVPEGLESNKLNLYISKTSSLNVLQAYGKQFHADFTKFLELRYEEIVCGGHMFITLPGRSKVDPASDDCWSLWDLLTKSLLELLKEELIRESDINSFNFPFYLPCEDEVRNIIQDNGSFSVDNMNVYEVNWDPDDTDYTNMDDLNLEHNHNQGINTTMKNTAKVIRAITEPMLTSHFGSSIIDVLYKKYEKHVEERLATKKTRQFTIVISLTKNE, encoded by the exons ATGCCCGAGCAATTAGGGCAAAGAACAATAAAGATGGCAACAATAAACGTTCAACACATGAATGATGGCAATGGAGATTCAAGTTATGCAAGCAATTCCTTTCTTCAG GAACATGCGATACGAAGAGCGTTACCTTTTTTAAAACATGCAATTAAGGATATGGCTAATCATGATGTCTTCTTCAAAAACGATTGTTTCATGATAGCAGATTTAGGATGTTCCTCTGGCATGAATACTCTATTGGTAGCATCTAACATTATTAATATACTCCATGAGGTGTGTCACGAAAATAATCGTAAAACACCACAGTCTCAAGTGTGCTTAAACGACTTATTTGGAAATGATTTTAATAATCTTTTTAAGTTATTACCCGACTTTTATGACAATCTTAAGAAGGACCAGGGAGAAAGTATTGGCGGTTGCTTTGTTTCAGTTGTTCCAGGTTCCTTCTATGGTAGACTCTTTCCTGACAAAAGTTTGCATTTCGTTCACTCCTCTTATAGCATTCAATGGCTTTCTCAG GTACCTGAAGGTCTTGAAAGTAATAAATTAAACTTATACATTTCGAAAACAAGTTCGCTTAATGTACTCCAAGCATATGGAAAGCAATTTCATGCCGACTTTACAAAGTTTCTAGAATTGCGCTATGAAGAAATAGTATGCGGTGGACACATGTTTATAACGTTACCTGGGCGAAGTAAAGTTGATCCAGCTAGTGATGATTGTTGGAGTCTATGGGATTTACTAACAAAATCACTTCTTGAATTGCTAAAAGAG GAGCTGATTCGAGAATCAGATATTAACTCATTCAATTTTCCATTTTATCTTCCATGTGAGGATGAAGTTAGGAACATCATTCAAGATAATGGATCATTTTCTGTTGATAACATGAATGTTTATGAAGTAAACTGGGATCCAGATGATACCGATTACACAAATATGGATGATTTAAACTTAGAGCATAACCACAACCAAGGGATAAACACAACAATGAAAAACACCGCAAAAGTGATTAGAGCTATTACAGAACCAATGTTGACTTCTCATTTTGGGAGTTCCATAATTGATGTGCTATATAAGAAGTACGAGAAGCATGTGGAAGAACGTTTAGCTACCAAGAAAACAAGACAATTTACTATTGTCATTTCATTAACCAAAAATGAATAA